The Anolis sagrei isolate rAnoSag1 chromosome 6, rAnoSag1.mat, whole genome shotgun sequence genome includes the window tgaggacccctggtctagagagtTGCATAAGGAAGTGCTGGTATGTCCTTAGACAACACTGAAAAAAGTCATTCCATTagtgcagagtttctcaaactgtgctcctccagatgttttggacttcagctcccacaattccaaacagctggtaagatggctgggatttttgggagctaaagtccataataataataataataataataataataacaacaacaacaacaacaacaacaacaactttattcttatatcccacactatctccctgaagagactcggagtggcttacgtcgggaccaagcccaatatagaCAAAATTACAAAGTAAACACTATTAAAAACACTTAACTGATaaacagcataattaaaacaattaaaatcagaaaaataacaatataattaaaatatatcaacTGACAACAACAACCAGTAGCCAGGAAAAATTGGCATGTTCAGACTCgggagaacagacaactccacatctgtatgcttgtccattgtgccctgcctcaagtacagaggaagaattgttggaggctacagacaatgccattgctgttgcctgtttttgatcaaaagatatttagtcacctgcgctccttctatttttattggttttacactaatttatgcaatgcttttgatacgaaataaataaaaaatatatacctATAAGACTTTGAGTGACAATGGAACTAAGGTTGGGTTGTGCCAATTACTACCAGGGCCACCATGTAATTGTACGAACTGATGCCTGAATCTGTTTGTTGTGCTCTTCCAACTCATCTCTCGACTGTATGCCTAGAGTCATTTTAATGAAGCCAAATGTTTGAGAGCGTCTTTGGTGGAGAGAAATGCTTTATAACACAGTTTGTATTATAGCCCTATCTCACCTTCACCAAATCTTAGGTAGGACATTTGGATAAGCAGAGGAGCGGTGTGACTTTTgaaaatttatttcattttacttgCAAATGGGTAAGGTTGTGCATTGGGGAAGGAGTGTTCTAAAAATCCAGTGGAATTATCCAGCTCCTCTTCACAACCATCCTCCAGGAATGATATTATATAATCAGGCAGCAGTTTTTAAAGGCATTCATGACCATAGCTGCAAAGCACATGGTGTGTAACCAAACCACAGACTGGCAACTATTTAACTCCATTTTAAATAAAGTCTGTTCAACCAAATATTTTCATGAGTCCCAGAACAATTTCCTGTAAACTTcttaaaaatcagaaataaaagggaaaaaaggctCAATTTCTTGGTCCAGCCTCAAAGAAGACCACGCTGTGGATCAATAGGAATTTATGATTGATTTCCCTGAGGAAGACAAACATCCCCATACCAATGAATGCCTTGCAGCCCTATTCAATTAAAGAGCTTCCTTTCCAGTATCTCACCTGCTTCGTGAAGGACGTGAGGCTCTTGTTTAGGAATGCAGGGCATCTTGAGAAGCGGTCCTGGGGGAGGCTGGTGTAGTGTCACTTCTCCTGAGGATACGCATTCAGGATGGGGCATGAGTGGGACAGAAGGCTCCCATGGCACACTGGGCACAACCATCTCTTGAGGGCTGACCTGTTCAACTTTGACCCGTACTGTAACCTGGCAAGGAAAGACAACTGGATCTCATTCTGAAAAGCATGGAGAAGCAGGGATGGGATGCTTCCATCATGCATAATATTCAGTAGTTGGTGAACATTAAACTCTATGAGCTCTCTAAATGAAAGGATAGAAAAATCAATTAAGAGAAAATTTGGGGAGACAGGAGATCTGAAGAAGGAAGAGGACTTTGGATGTAAATACAGTTTACAGGATGTAAATTTCAGTTTAATGAACTGAAAGTCAATCTGAAAACAATTTAGAATAATTCCCTAATTTTtatctaagtaaaggtaaaggtttccccttgacattgagtctagtagtcgtgtttgactctgggggatggtgctcatctcgatttctgGGCTGAAAAGCTGGCCTTGTCCGTAGAagtctccaaggtcatatggtcggcatgactgcatgtagcgccgttaccttcccgccaaagcagtacctattgatctactcacatttgcatgttttcaaagtgttaggttggcagaagctgggcctaacagcaggagctcattctgctccccggattcgaaccgccaacctttcagtcagcaaattcagcagccaccgggggctcctatctacTATCTACCAAAACCACCATATCTGAATATGCATTAAGTTGATATTAATGTGCTAAAGTCATGATTCAATTGACTCTTCAACACTAGTTATTTAAACTGCAATCTAAATCATTAATATCAAGTCCTTCTGGAAAGTAATTATACCATGATTTTAATCTATTTGATTTAAATGAACTCAACCGTGGTTAGTACCTCCTATAGTGAAAGACACTCTCACCTGTTGCTCCCACATCCCCGCTTCTCGACGGCCCATCTGGTAGCCTTCCACCAAGGCCACTGCCTGAGCACATGTTTCTGGCCCTCGTTCCCATACCCAGCTCTGGATCTCCTGGGGCAAGATGGTCAAGAACTGTTCGAGGATCAGCAACTCCAAGATCTGCTCCTTGGTGCGACTCTCAGGCTTTAGCCAGCGTCGGCAGAGCTCCCGCAGTCTCCGGCAGGCCTCCCGGGGCCCCTCCGAGTCCTGGTAACGGAACTGACGGAAACGCTGGCGCTGCATCTCCACACTGGCGCCAGTCTCCCCTCGCAGGCTAGAGGATTTGGACTTTCGGTGCTCACTCCTACTGCTCCGGGCATCCAAGCCATTATGAGGTTGGTGGGCTTTTCCGCTGAGTGCAGGCATGAGACGGCTCATCCACTCACCTCTCGGCCACTGACAGGTTTCCGCCGCTCGCTCAAAGGATGACAAATAGGCCTCAATGTCATCGACGGGCGCCAGCTCAGGTAGCTGGAGGTTCCCCCAGCCAGGAGCCGGGGGCGGGACGGGGACAGGGACGGGCACAGGCGGTGGCACAACATCGGCAGGTGTCCGCAGGGATTGTACCATCTCCTGACACTGAACCTCCCACAATTGTGGTATTGGGTCACTCCTCACCTGAGGAGGAGTGGCCCACCGCAGCAGGTCGCTGATGGTGCCGGCCTGGACGACGAGGGGGGGTTTCCCTGGAGCGTCCCACTCCCACCCGGCCTCAGGGCATGGCGGTCCAGGGTCCTCCATTTTCACCCTGGGCGGCATTGTTTCTTCTAGAGGGTACAAAAAATGGAGGCCCAATGCTGGTGGAGGCACTTCTTGAGTGGCAGCCATTCTTCCCCCTCTCAGGGAAAGAAATTCAGGCTTCACAACCGTCTTGTCAGGAATAAGCGAAATGGCCCGTGGAGACTCAGACTGATTGAAAGATGCTCACAGTCAGCCAGACAGGGGGTGAGATGGCCCGAGAGAAGAGGTTGGATCACCTGCCAATCCTCCTGTCAACAAAAGGATTGCTgacacagaaaggaaaaaaaaaacaatgagatTTATGCTCTTTCCAAAATTCCCCATGGTTCACAACTATCTATCCTATGGGGCTTGTGCAAGATCTTTGGTAGTTTGAGTGTTAAAATTGCGGCTTAAGAGATATTGCTTTTTTCTGAAATTTCAATTAGCATAGATGCAAAGCAGTGTGCACCAACTCAGTCAACTccacactgctcaagtctgcagtcctcaatttattgtttattatttattattgatttactgtatttgtataccgcctttctcagcccgcaggcaactcaatGAAGAGAAGTTAGTTAGTATTGGAATAGTCTGGGGGTTTCCCTTTCCCCATGTCTTttgtatgacagttgggaatgcatcttcttcatctcttttctctttctgttctcATTcagattggttgtttaaaatggatagttttctactgcaagctttctgaatctgccttctgccttcttgcactttactatggagagtatgtgctgtgtgctttgagatctctctctgcttgtatgtcaggagagatgtagtgactgagtttttccctctcttgaaaccttagaagggcgttagagtagctcagactcaGTTCTTGATTACCACAAATAAATGCAgttatagtagagtctcacttatccaaccttcactcattcaacattatgtattatccaacacagtctgcctcccactatgaataatgaccagggtgggagaaataaagaACCCTTTTCTGTTCTGAAATatataaagactttctgtatatagttcagatttcaatattaatgtcaaaaatatgtagtatgattttacataggatttttgctacattagaacagtaaagacaaatatcacttaagtaaaataaacattaaatattaaataaccagaaatatTAGTAAagacagtaattactacataacgttactgtgtattgaactgctttctcTATCCATTTTTTTGTAAAGcatgatgctttggtgcttaatttgtaaaataacgtaatttgatgtttaataggctttttcacttcacttcactttatttcttaattagttgctctccaccaaggtgctccgagtgacttacaatttaaaatagcatttcacaatataaaaacattcaacataaaaacattcaacagtgactatttggcaaattagatctgattacttaaatgcacaatcaaacagccatgtcttgagcgcttttacaaaaggttgcaactccgacattgctctaacatatggaggcaatgagttccccagaattggagcatagatcgaaaaagctctacgccttgtagtttCTAGgcgtacctccctagggcctgatatgtataggagatttttcTTAATCTCTCTTTATTACCCAACACTTTCGGTtgtccaacgttctgccggcccatttatgttgaataagtgagactctactgtatttcttattattgtaaataaaccttttgtgatttttttaaagattggactctacatgtttgcctcctaagctttgaattctttacagccacatcacacggcacttcatgctctgctcgctaatgagctgatgttcaatttttgtatcctgtttgtttttgggtgctctgctttattttagggtagttttccctaacagaaAGAGTTATGGGCCCAGTCTGCGTGCCGAGACTGTATGTGTGCTGAAAGAAAGAGCttgaaagaaaaaataggaaGGCTGAAAAGAGCAGAAAGACTTCTTTAAAAAGGTTTTTGAAGTTCATCCTAGTTGGGACGGGAGTTGTGGTACAAAAGATACTGAGTTTCAAAACAGTGAAGCTGAACttaaatatacataaataaataaataaatgttctgaaCTGAAGGAAATATAAGAGCCACACTGGATCAGATCAAcatagtcaataataataataataataataataataataataaatgtatttataccccgccacaatcTCCCCGATGGgtactcggagcggcttacatgaggccaagcccagaagcCTACAAGAAAAATCACAAAGTGACGTGAACTCTCCCCTGATAACAAACAGCAGTGTATGATATTCAGTGATACACTGCCTTTGTATAGAAAAATTCTGTCCAAAATGAAATTATGACTACAATATGTGGAGAATTACTTGCCACGCAGGACTCCAGTCACACAATTGCATTCCAAACCTGACTCCACTGTTTCCTGTTCTGAGTGTGATTCTATGACCAACCTCTGGCAGGAGATGATAACAGAGTCATGCTAAAGATTCTTAGTTCAATCTGAGGTCTCTTAGAGACGGATGAACATCTGGTCTTTGTAAGTTACCCAGCAGCTAACAGTGGTGATTTTTCATATACCAAGCAGCTTTTACTGCCTCAAGAATCTGATTAGCAAATTCCAGAATCTCACACAAGCAAGAAGAGCATTTGAATCAAGATTGAGCAAAGTGCATCCCCAGCCTTTGAGCTACCTGGAAGGGGACAGGTTGCCTAAAACTGATTTTTCTTCTCAAAGAGTTGGATGGTGGGTGCTTCATTCTGGAGGCAAGGCTTTGTAAGAGCTACCATTTAGGTCAG containing:
- the LOC132777990 gene encoding zinc finger and SCAN domain-containing protein 31-like — protein: MAATQEVPPPALGLHFLYPLEETMPPRVKMEDPGPPCPEAGWEWDAPGKPPLVVQAGTISDLLRWATPPQVRSDPIPQLWEVQCQEMVQSLRTPADVVPPPVPVPVPVPPPAPGWGNLQLPELAPVDDIEAYLSSFERAAETCQWPRGEWMSRLMPALSGKAHQPHNGLDARSSRSEHRKSKSSSLRGETGASVEMQRQRFRQFRYQDSEGPREACRRLRELCRRWLKPESRTKEQILELLILEQFLTILPQEIQSWVWERGPETCAQAVALVEGYQMGRREAGMWEQQVTVRVKVEQVSPQEMVVPSVPWEPSVPLMPHPECVSSGEVTLHQPPPGPLLKMPCIPKQEPHVLHEAGPLMVNGSREENPLQNGSMPLGILPVNSQENPLAENHGEHAGQQCQSQVVRQRCGETGESPAALSNPIGSLHPQGKTLHRCSECGKTFSRNSHLLTHQRIHTGEKPHQCPQCGKRFSHTSQLTRHQRTHASERPFRCSQCSRSFYQSSELTRHRLSHARDRPYGCSQCGKKFRWSSDLIRHQITHTGERPYKCPECGKKFGQNSHLVRHRRTHTT